In Tepidisphaeraceae bacterium, the following proteins share a genomic window:
- a CDS encoding NIL domain-containing protein — MNTAKRCWFTFPSRKQVEQPIIWEMSRKFPDVSFDIRQASVQNEIGIMAVLLTGDEQDVTDAIAFLRSRGVTVEPIEKSVVEG; from the coding sequence ATGAACACCGCCAAACGCTGCTGGTTCACGTTCCCGTCGCGGAAGCAGGTCGAGCAGCCGATCATCTGGGAGATGAGCCGCAAGTTCCCCGACGTGTCGTTTGACATAAGGCAGGCCAGCGTGCAGAACGAGATCGGCATCATGGCCGTCCTGCTGACCGGCGACGAGCAGGACGTCACCGACGCCATCGCCTTCCTGCGCTCGCGCGGCGTCACCGTCGAACCGATCGAGAAGAGCGTGGTCGAGGGGTGA
- a CDS encoding MBOAT family protein has protein sequence MVFSSILFLFFFLPAALLLYFASPRGGGRILVLTLLSFAFYAWSDPRFVLLLLWTAVFDYCMGNVIGGAWSRRAEGPSPGVRRVALVMSLTSSIGLLVWFKYAGFAQEMLNATLDLWGITGWTILAVVLPAGISFYTFESISYVVDIYRGHARPAVGRFLDEERERRQAVRADAAHRGRASEMALSPVRLSLLSRLRVELRAFVAFACYLSQFPHLVAGPIIRYQELEDQLHRPRLGLTRFAKGAVLMSLGLAKKVLIADTIGPSVDVAFEAGLISWHHAWYAAIAFAFQIYFDFSGYTDMAMGLAMMFGFRFPRNFDSPYRATSITDFWRRWHMTLSRWLRDYIYISLGGNRRGEYRTYVNLLLTMLIGGLWHGAGMTFILWGAFHGTWLAIERATGAARPPRRGLVVVRTVATFLGVCVGWVFFRAGDVWMAISRLESMLVPFSQTSPTGALSELFTLPVTLAMVAAALISFGGVEAWRVSRRLTLPRCAVAIGLFCVSIVVLAVRSSTPFLYFQF, from the coding sequence ATGGTCTTCAGCTCGATCCTCTTCCTTTTCTTCTTCCTGCCCGCGGCGCTGCTGTTGTACTTCGCCTCGCCGCGCGGCGGTGGGCGGATTCTCGTCCTGACGTTGCTCAGTTTCGCGTTTTACGCCTGGAGCGACCCGCGCTTCGTCCTGCTGCTGCTCTGGACGGCGGTGTTTGACTACTGCATGGGCAACGTGATCGGTGGCGCGTGGTCGCGGCGGGCGGAGGGGCCGTCGCCGGGGGTGCGGCGAGTGGCGCTGGTGATGTCGCTGACCAGCAGCATCGGGTTGCTCGTCTGGTTCAAGTACGCCGGCTTCGCGCAGGAGATGCTGAACGCCACGTTGGACCTGTGGGGCATCACCGGCTGGACCATACTGGCGGTCGTGCTGCCGGCGGGCATCTCGTTCTACACGTTTGAATCGATCAGCTACGTCGTCGACATTTACCGCGGGCACGCCAGGCCGGCGGTGGGGCGGTTTCTGGATGAGGAGCGGGAGCGACGGCAGGCAGTGCGTGCCGACGCTGCGCATCGCGGACGCGCAAGCGAAATGGCGTTGTCGCCGGTGCGCCTCTCGTTGCTCTCTCGCTTGCGCGTGGAGCTAAGGGCCTTCGTCGCGTTTGCCTGCTACCTGTCGCAGTTCCCGCACCTGGTGGCGGGGCCGATCATTCGCTATCAGGAACTGGAAGATCAACTGCATCGCCCGCGGCTGGGGTTGACGCGGTTCGCCAAGGGGGCGGTGCTGATGTCGCTGGGGCTAGCCAAGAAGGTGCTGATCGCCGACACGATCGGGCCTTCGGTCGACGTGGCGTTCGAGGCCGGTCTGATCAGCTGGCACCACGCGTGGTACGCGGCCATCGCGTTCGCGTTTCAGATCTACTTCGACTTCTCCGGCTACACCGACATGGCGATGGGGCTGGCGATGATGTTCGGCTTCCGGTTCCCGCGCAACTTTGATTCGCCGTACCGCGCGACCAGCATCACCGACTTCTGGCGTCGCTGGCACATGACGCTATCCCGCTGGCTGCGCGATTACATCTACATCTCGCTCGGCGGCAACCGCAGGGGCGAGTATCGCACGTACGTCAACCTGCTGCTGACGATGCTCATCGGTGGACTGTGGCACGGGGCGGGCATGACGTTCATCCTCTGGGGCGCGTTCCACGGCACGTGGCTCGCGATCGAACGCGCCACCGGCGCGGCCCGGCCACCGCGGCGCGGGTTGGTGGTCGTCCGCACGGTCGCGACGTTCCTGGGCGTTTGCGTGGGGTGGGTGTTCTTCCGGGCCGGCGATGTCTGGATGGCCATCAGCCGGTTGGAGAGCATGCTGGTGCCGTTCTCGCAGACGTCGCCTACGGGCGCTCTGAGCGAACTGTTCACGCTGCCCGTCACCCTCGCGATGGTCGCAGCAGCGTTGATCTCGTTCGGCGGGGTTGAGGCCTGGCGCGTCTCGCGACGATTGACGCTGCCGCGATGCGCGGTTGCAATAGGCTTGTTTTGCGTGTCGATCGTCGTGCTGGCCGTGCGGTCGTCGACGCCGTTCCTGTACTTCCAGTTTTAG
- a CDS encoding Uma2 family endonuclease, producing the protein MGLPLVRKRFTPAEYYRLEHDAAYKSDYYEGEIYDMSGGTSGHSLIITNLSATLWNAVRKGPCRVQDSNLRVAILRTGLRTYPDVSIYCKPVEFDPEDPDLTTAVNPTVLFEVLSPTTERYDRGTKADHYRQIDSLVAYALVWQHQPKIEIFIRSDATWQSTIATGLTASVVVPGPGVTLSLSDVYEGVSFAEAR; encoded by the coding sequence ATGGGACTGCCACTCGTAAGAAAGCGATTTACGCCAGCCGAGTACTACCGGCTCGAACACGACGCGGCGTACAAAAGCGACTACTACGAGGGCGAGATCTACGACATGTCAGGCGGGACGTCGGGCCACAGCCTGATCATCACAAACCTGAGTGCCACGTTGTGGAACGCCGTGCGTAAGGGGCCATGCCGTGTTCAGGATTCCAACCTGCGGGTTGCGATTCTGAGGACCGGTTTGCGCACGTACCCGGACGTCAGCATCTACTGCAAACCCGTCGAGTTCGACCCGGAAGATCCCGATCTAACGACCGCGGTCAATCCCACCGTGCTGTTCGAGGTCCTCTCACCGACCACCGAACGTTACGACCGCGGCACGAAGGCGGACCATTATCGGCAGATCGATTCGCTGGTGGCTTATGCCCTCGTATGGCAGCATCAACCCAAGATCGAGATCTTCATCCGCAGCGACGCGACGTGGCAGTCGACCATCGCGACGGGCCTCACGGCTTCGGTCGTTGTTCCCGGCCCAGGCGTGACGCTGTCGCTGTCCGACGTGTACGAGGGCGTCTCGTTTGCTGAAGCCCGGTAG
- a CDS encoding MoaD/ThiS family protein, producing MSIKVRIPSPLRTYTNGADAVQADGANVGEVLNDLKTKASGIETRLFKGPTQLNRFVNIYVNEEDIRFMQNLDTPVKEGDEISIVPAIAGG from the coding sequence ATGAGCATCAAGGTTCGCATCCCCTCCCCCCTACGCACGTACACGAACGGCGCCGACGCCGTACAGGCCGACGGCGCCAACGTCGGTGAAGTGCTGAACGACCTGAAGACCAAGGCCAGCGGCATCGAGACCCGCCTGTTCAAGGGCCCGACGCAGCTCAACCGCTTCGTCAACATCTACGTGAACGAGGAGGATATCCGCTTCATGCAGAACCTCGACACGCCGGTGAAGGAAGGCGACGAGATCAGCATCGTCCCGGCGATCGCGGGCGGGTGA
- the thrC gene encoding threonine synthase, which yields MSYVLGLKCKECGHRVAVSPVHVCEQCFGPYEVEYDYDAMRGKVTRESITAGPKSLWRYKDLLPVDRPVTGFHSGFTPLKRADRLATELGCSNLWIKDDSCNYPTYSYKERVVSVAISKAVEFGFDTVGCASTGNLANSTAAHAAQAGLKCYVMIPHDLEQGKVLGSLIFGPTMVRIKGNYDDVNRLCTEIADKYGWAIVNVNLRPYYTEGAKTYGFEIAEQFGWQLPQHTVVPTAGGTILPKIYKAYQEFITLGIVEDNKPKIYSAQAAGCNPVVTAIKKGSDIIEPQKPNTIAKSIAIGNPADGYYAANVVRDSGGWGESATDREIVDAIKLLAKTEGIWTEPAGGTTLAAAIKLIQQGRIPRDESIVVSITGNGLKTLEVVADDLPYPVVIEPKLSEFDGLLEANGVREPALV from the coding sequence ATGAGCTACGTTCTCGGATTGAAGTGCAAGGAGTGCGGCCACCGCGTTGCGGTGTCGCCGGTCCACGTGTGCGAGCAGTGTTTCGGCCCGTACGAGGTCGAGTACGACTACGACGCCATGCGCGGCAAGGTGACGCGCGAGTCGATCACCGCCGGCCCGAAAAGCCTCTGGCGATACAAGGACCTGCTGCCGGTCGATCGGCCGGTGACCGGGTTCCACTCCGGCTTCACGCCGTTGAAGCGGGCCGACCGCCTGGCGACGGAACTGGGTTGCAGCAACCTCTGGATCAAGGACGATTCCTGCAACTATCCTACGTACTCGTACAAGGAGCGCGTGGTGTCGGTCGCCATCAGCAAGGCGGTCGAGTTCGGGTTTGACACGGTGGGGTGCGCCAGCACGGGCAACCTCGCCAACAGCACCGCCGCCCACGCGGCGCAGGCGGGGCTGAAGTGCTACGTGATGATCCCCCACGATTTGGAACAGGGGAAGGTGCTGGGCAGCCTGATCTTCGGGCCGACCATGGTCCGCATTAAGGGCAACTACGACGACGTGAACCGCCTGTGTACCGAGATTGCCGACAAGTACGGCTGGGCGATCGTGAACGTGAACCTGCGTCCCTACTACACCGAAGGGGCCAAGACCTACGGCTTCGAGATTGCCGAGCAGTTCGGCTGGCAACTGCCGCAGCACACCGTCGTGCCGACGGCCGGTGGGACGATTTTGCCCAAGATCTACAAGGCGTATCAGGAGTTCATCACGCTGGGCATCGTCGAAGACAACAAGCCGAAGATTTACAGTGCGCAGGCGGCCGGTTGCAACCCGGTGGTGACGGCGATCAAGAAGGGCAGCGACATCATCGAGCCGCAAAAGCCCAACACGATCGCCAAGAGCATCGCGATCGGCAACCCCGCCGACGGTTACTACGCCGCCAACGTGGTGCGCGACAGCGGTGGCTGGGGTGAGAGCGCGACCGACCGCGAGATCGTCGACGCGATCAAGCTGCTGGCCAAGACCGAAGGCATCTGGACCGAACCGGCCGGTGGCACCACGCTGGCGGCGGCGATCAAGCTGATCCAGCAGGGGCGCATCCCGCGCGACGAGAGCATCGTCGTCAGCATCACCGGCAACGGCCTGAAGACGCTGGAGGTGGTCGCCGACGATTTGCCGTATCCGGTGGTGATCGAGCCGAAGCTGAGCGAGTTTGACGGGCTGCTGGAAGCGAATGGCGTGCGCGAGCCGGCGCTGGTGTAA